The following coding sequences lie in one Prochlorococcus marinus XMU1412 genomic window:
- a CDS encoding DUF1997 domain-containing protein produces MLLSFDAKQKLKLSVTRNKEYLSKYLLEEERVVGAMLDSKKLVAEGVGRYKYTVTSFKVFQLDINPVVSIAVENKDGILKMSALESTLDGLGMIDDFNLILKANLEATDIGLEGEALLGVSVSQPPLLKLVPRKILESTGHSVLNGILLGIKSRVQQQLVKDFLDWCELNKI; encoded by the coding sequence ATGTTATTGTCTTTTGATGCTAAACAGAAACTCAAGCTTTCTGTAACACGTAATAAAGAATATCTTTCTAAATATCTTTTGGAAGAAGAAAGAGTTGTTGGAGCAATGCTAGACTCCAAAAAATTAGTAGCAGAAGGGGTAGGTAGATATAAGTATACAGTAACAAGTTTTAAGGTTTTTCAATTAGATATTAACCCTGTTGTCTCAATTGCGGTAGAAAATAAAGATGGAATTTTAAAAATGAGTGCCCTTGAAAGTACATTGGATGGTTTGGGGATGATAGATGATTTTAATCTTATTTTGAAAGCGAATTTGGAAGCAACTGATATTGGTTTAGAAGGTGAGGCGCTCCTTGGAGTATCTGTAAGCCAACCCCCTCTACTGAAGCTGGTACCAAGGAAAATTTTGGAATCTACTGGTCATTCGGTATTAAATGGGATTCTGTTGGGTATAAAGTCAAGGGTTCAACAGCAACTCGTGAAAGATTTTTTAGATTGGTGTGAATTAAATAAGATTTGA
- a CDS encoding LL-diaminopimelate aminotransferase codes for MVQVNENYLKLKAGYLFPEIAKRVKTYSQSNKSAEIIKLGIGDVTEPLPRACIEAMGKALDEMGTTDGFRGYGPEQGYSWLREKIAEHDFISRGCQITPDEIFVSDGSKCDSSNILDILGKDNSIAVTDPVYPVYVDSNVMTGRTGDSLENGTYQGLTYLAINEGNNFLPELPEKKVDILYLCFPNNPTGATINKADLKKWVDYALQNKSLILFDAAYEAFIQDNDIPHSIYEIEGAKDCAIEFRSFSKNAGFTGVRCAFTVIPKNLKGFSSTNEEIALWPLWNRRQSTKFNGVSYIVQKGAEAVYSIEGKTQVRSLIDFYMENAKIMKNKLQNSGYKVYGGENAPYIWIKVPDQMTSWDFFDFLLQKVSVVGTPGSGFGLAGEGYFRLSAFNSRSNVLDAMERIIDI; via the coding sequence GTGGTTCAAGTAAACGAAAATTATTTAAAACTCAAAGCAGGCTATTTATTCCCTGAAATTGCTAAAAGGGTAAAAACATATTCTCAATCAAATAAGAGTGCTGAAATTATTAAGCTTGGTATTGGAGATGTTACAGAACCATTACCTAGAGCATGTATAGAGGCTATGGGTAAAGCTTTAGATGAAATGGGAACAACAGATGGTTTTAGAGGTTATGGACCAGAACAAGGTTATTCTTGGCTCAGAGAAAAAATAGCTGAGCATGATTTTATTTCGAGAGGCTGTCAAATTACACCTGACGAAATCTTTGTTTCTGATGGTTCTAAATGCGATAGTAGTAATATTTTAGATATTCTTGGCAAAGATAATTCAATTGCTGTAACAGATCCTGTTTACCCAGTTTATGTAGATAGTAACGTTATGACAGGCAGAACTGGTGATTCTCTTGAAAATGGTACTTATCAAGGATTGACATACCTTGCAATAAACGAGGGGAATAACTTTCTGCCAGAACTACCTGAAAAAAAAGTTGATATTTTATATCTTTGTTTTCCTAATAATCCGACTGGAGCAACTATTAATAAAGCAGACTTGAAAAAGTGGGTTGACTATGCTCTTCAAAACAAATCTCTAATACTTTTTGATGCAGCTTATGAAGCATTTATTCAAGATAATGATATTCCACATTCAATATATGAGATTGAGGGAGCAAAGGATTGTGCTATTGAATTTAGATCTTTTTCAAAGAATGCAGGATTCACTGGAGTTAGATGTGCTTTTACAGTAATACCTAAAAATCTCAAAGGATTTAGCTCAACAAATGAGGAAATAGCGTTATGGCCTCTTTGGAATAGGCGACAATCTACAAAGTTCAATGGAGTAAGTTATATTGTTCAGAAAGGAGCAGAGGCAGTCTATTCTATTGAAGGGAAGACACAGGTGAGAAGTTTAATTGATTTTTATATGGAAAATGCAAAAATAATGAAAAATAAACTTCAGAATTCAGGATATAAAGTTTATGGTGGGGAAAATGCACCTTATATCTGGATTAAAGTTCCAGATCAAATGACATCTTGGGACTTTTTTGATTTCCTTCTTCAAAAAGTTAGTGTAGTGGGAACACCTGGGAGCGGATTTGGATTGGCAGGAGAGGGTTATTTTCGCTTGTCAGCATTTAACTCAAGATCAAACGTTCTCGATGCAATGGAAAGAATAATTGATATATAA
- a CDS encoding Rne/Rng family ribonuclease: MSQQIIIAEQARIAALLTDDRVDELIVAQGQYQIGDIFLGTVENVLPGIDAAFINIGESEKNGFIHVSDLGPLRLKKGAFGITELLEPNQKVLVQVIKEPTGSKGPRLTGSISIPGKYLILQPYGQGVNISRKINTETERSRLKALGVLIKPPSTGLLFRTEAEKIKEELLIEDLEQLIQQWENVLKVSEASNPPNLIKRDDDFSLKILRDYIKESTKSIIIDNKFSVARAKDFLINYESDIDIEFHDNSLNQHIFEKYEIKKTIQKALQPRVDLPSGGYIIIEPTEALTVIDVNSGSFTRSANSRQTVLWTNCEAAVEISRQMKLRNIGGVIVIDFIDMESRRDQFQLLEHFTSAIKDDSARPQIAQLTELGLVELTRKRQGQNIYELFGKKCSTCDGTGHVENILNHEISNFKIKNIENKSNQSNNLKAIDTDTYQSTDEQEKIIDKELINSKDLIKDNSSNKKEKENDNDNLNQSNSKEKNIITVDLTNEEKIVFSQLGINPLIKLGKEYLTSNNFVRLKESNKETEKPLDNKKTKAKQIKKISNLGEDNIQIKIEANANSKDKSTNKTNENNEVVFTDKKDEVELTDEINNARKKRRRSSASIE; the protein is encoded by the coding sequence ATGTCTCAGCAAATTATCATCGCTGAGCAGGCTCGAATAGCAGCACTACTCACAGATGATCGAGTTGATGAATTAATCGTCGCACAAGGTCAATATCAAATTGGCGATATTTTTTTAGGAACAGTTGAAAATGTTCTCCCTGGCATTGATGCCGCTTTCATAAATATTGGTGAAAGTGAGAAAAATGGATTTATCCATGTTTCAGATTTAGGTCCACTAAGACTCAAAAAAGGGGCTTTTGGAATAACTGAATTACTAGAACCAAACCAAAAAGTTCTAGTTCAGGTAATAAAGGAACCCACAGGATCTAAAGGTCCCAGACTAACCGGAAGCATATCAATCCCTGGAAAATACTTGATATTACAGCCATATGGCCAAGGAGTAAATATTTCAAGAAAAATAAATACAGAAACAGAACGAAGCCGTTTGAAGGCTCTTGGGGTTTTAATAAAACCACCCAGCACAGGCTTGTTATTTAGAACAGAGGCTGAAAAAATAAAAGAAGAACTTCTAATTGAAGATTTAGAACAATTAATTCAACAATGGGAAAATGTACTAAAAGTTTCTGAAGCTTCTAATCCGCCAAATTTGATAAAAAGAGATGATGATTTCTCTCTTAAAATCCTAAGAGATTATATTAAAGAATCAACTAAAAGCATAATTATTGATAATAAATTTTCAGTTGCAAGGGCAAAAGATTTTTTAATAAATTATGAATCTGATATAGATATTGAATTTCACGATAACAGTTTAAACCAACATATTTTCGAGAAGTACGAAATAAAGAAAACAATTCAAAAAGCTCTCCAGCCGAGAGTAGATCTTCCTTCGGGAGGTTATATCATTATAGAACCTACTGAAGCTTTAACAGTAATCGATGTAAACTCTGGATCATTTACAAGATCCGCGAATTCAAGGCAAACCGTTTTGTGGACAAACTGCGAAGCAGCAGTTGAAATCTCAAGACAAATGAAACTAAGAAATATTGGTGGAGTTATAGTAATAGATTTTATTGATATGGAATCTAGAAGAGATCAATTTCAGTTACTTGAGCATTTTACCTCAGCAATAAAAGATGATTCTGCTAGGCCTCAAATAGCTCAGCTAACTGAATTAGGCTTAGTAGAATTAACCAGAAAAAGACAAGGTCAAAATATATATGAATTATTCGGTAAAAAATGTTCTACATGCGATGGTACCGGACATGTAGAAAATATTTTAAATCACGAAATTTCTAACTTCAAAATTAAAAATATTGAAAATAAATCTAATCAATCAAACAATCTAAAAGCTATAGATACAGATACATATCAATCAACTGATGAGCAGGAAAAAATAATTGACAAGGAATTAATTAACTCCAAAGATCTAATTAAAGATAATTCTTCTAATAAAAAAGAAAAAGAGAATGATAATGATAATTTGAACCAATCAAATTCAAAAGAAAAAAATATAATAACAGTTGATCTTACAAATGAAGAAAAAATTGTTTTCAGTCAATTAGGTATTAACCCACTTATAAAGTTAGGTAAAGAATATCTCACCAGCAATAATTTTGTACGTTTAAAAGAAAGTAATAAAGAAACGGAAAAACCCTTAGATAATAAAAAAACAAAAGCAAAACAAATTAAAAAAATCTCAAATTTGGGAGAAGATAATATTCAAATTAAAATTGAAGCAAATGCAAATTCTAAAGATAAATCAACAAATAAAACTAATGAAAATAATGAAGTTGTATTTACAGATAAAAAGGACGAAGTTGAACTTACAGATGAGATAAACAATGCAAGAAAAAAAAGAAGAAGATCTTCAGCAAGCATTGAATAA
- a CDS encoding ribonuclease HII — MQEKKEEDLQQALNKVFEVGIDEVGRGAIFGPVFAAAVVLTEKNKSILKQFGVTDSKKLTPKKRKLLLPKILLLSSDYGIGQSSAREIDKLGIRSATELSMIRALKKLKEKPSELIIDGPLLLRPWDGIQRNIISGDAKFISIASASIVAKVSRDNLMERLEKNYSGYLIFKNKGYGTREHLSLIKKNGITKLHRKSFLKKSNLI; from the coding sequence ATGCAAGAAAAAAAAGAAGAAGATCTTCAGCAAGCATTGAATAAAGTATTCGAAGTTGGAATAGACGAAGTTGGACGGGGAGCAATTTTTGGTCCAGTTTTTGCAGCAGCTGTAGTATTAACTGAAAAAAATAAATCCATCTTAAAACAATTTGGAGTAACAGATAGTAAAAAACTAACTCCCAAAAAAAGAAAATTACTTTTACCAAAAATTTTATTACTCTCTTCAGATTATGGAATTGGGCAATCTTCGGCCAGAGAAATAGATAAGTTAGGTATCAGGAGTGCGACAGAACTTTCAATGATAAGAGCTTTAAAAAAATTAAAAGAAAAGCCATCTGAATTAATAATTGATGGTCCCTTATTATTGAGGCCATGGGACGGAATTCAAAGAAACATAATATCTGGAGACGCAAAGTTTATCTCGATAGCTTCAGCAAGCATAGTTGCCAAAGTTTCTCGCGACAATCTAATGGAGAGGTTAGAAAAAAACTACTCAGGATACTTGATATTCAAAAATAAAGGTTATGGAACCAGAGAGCATCTTTCATTAATAAAAAAAAATGGAATAACTAAACTTCATAGGAAAAGCTTTTTAAAGAAATCAAATCTTATTTAA
- a CDS encoding photosystem II high light acclimation radical SAM protein translates to MNFNLKFEKLNKKNYQRNHYGKVLTVRLPCNPIFPIGPIYLADHIHKCFPSLEQQFIDLAIIPSNKVSKHLARKIDQFRPHLIIFSWRDIQIYAPVDGRSGNPLQNSFEVFYSKNILKKIRGSWGGLKLIASHYGEIYRNTSLVKMGLKRAQKYNKNVKVILGGGAVSVFYEQLGNLLPKGTVISVGEGENLIEKIIRGDSIEEERCYIAGQKPRNKLIHEQPSGTIKTACNYKYIKSIWPEFDWYIEGGDYYVGVQTKRGCPHNCCFCVYTVVEGKQVRINPVKEVIKEMKQLYDLGVRGFWFTDAQFIPAKKHIEDAKTLLQAIKDQGWDDINWAAYIRADNIDAELAQLMVDTGMSYFEIGITSGSQELVRKMRLAYDLETVLNNCRMLVKSGFKNHVSVNYSFNVFDETPSTIRQTIAYHRELENIFGKGLVDPAIFFIGLQPHTLLEKYALEHKILKPNYNPMSMMPWTARKLLWNPGALGKKLGQVCLEAFDNPEDEFGKTVIDILEREYGKSSLKESLKVRPLSERKLAHSK, encoded by the coding sequence ATGAATTTTAATTTGAAGTTCGAAAAATTAAATAAAAAAAATTACCAAAGAAATCACTATGGAAAAGTACTTACTGTAAGATTGCCATGTAATCCAATATTTCCAATAGGACCTATTTATTTAGCAGACCATATTCATAAATGTTTTCCAAGTTTAGAGCAGCAATTCATTGATCTAGCAATCATTCCATCTAATAAAGTTTCCAAACATTTAGCTAGAAAAATAGATCAATTCAGACCACATCTAATCATTTTTTCTTGGAGAGATATACAAATTTATGCACCTGTTGATGGTAGAAGTGGAAATCCCCTACAAAACTCTTTTGAAGTTTTCTACTCAAAAAATATCCTAAAAAAAATTAGAGGTTCTTGGGGAGGATTAAAATTAATTGCATCTCATTATGGAGAAATATATAGAAATACTTCTTTAGTCAAGATGGGACTAAAAAGAGCACAAAAATATAATAAAAATGTAAAAGTAATTTTAGGTGGTGGTGCCGTTAGTGTTTTCTATGAACAATTGGGGAATCTACTCCCAAAAGGAACTGTTATTTCAGTTGGAGAGGGAGAAAATCTCATAGAAAAAATTATTAGAGGAGATTCAATAGAGGAAGAAAGATGCTACATTGCTGGACAAAAACCTCGAAATAAATTAATACATGAACAACCTTCAGGCACTATTAAAACTGCCTGCAACTATAAATATATTAAATCAATATGGCCTGAATTCGATTGGTATATAGAAGGTGGCGATTATTACGTAGGGGTACAAACAAAAAGAGGTTGTCCTCATAATTGTTGTTTCTGTGTTTACACAGTCGTGGAGGGGAAGCAGGTTCGCATTAATCCTGTTAAGGAAGTAATCAAAGAAATGAAGCAATTATATGATCTTGGAGTAAGGGGATTTTGGTTCACTGATGCACAGTTTATTCCAGCCAAAAAACATATAGAAGATGCAAAAACTCTTTTGCAAGCAATTAAGGACCAAGGCTGGGATGATATAAATTGGGCTGCATACATCAGAGCAGATAATATTGATGCTGAGCTAGCTCAGCTTATGGTGGATACAGGTATGAGCTACTTTGAAATAGGTATCACGTCGGGATCTCAAGAACTTGTTAGAAAAATGAGATTAGCTTATGACCTTGAAACTGTATTAAATAATTGCAGAATGTTAGTAAAATCAGGTTTCAAGAATCATGTTTCAGTCAATTATTCATTTAATGTTTTTGATGAAACGCCCAGCACCATAAGACAAACAATTGCTTACCATCGAGAATTAGAAAATATTTTTGGTAAAGGCTTAGTTGATCCAGCTATATTCTTTATAGGTTTGCAACCTCATACTCTTCTTGAGAAGTACGCATTGGAACATAAAATTTTGAAGCCAAATTATAATCCAATGAGCATGATGCCATGGACAGCGAGAAAACTTCTTTGGAATCCAGGAGCACTAGGGAAAAAACTTGGTCAGGTTTGCTTAGAAGCTTTTGATAATCCAGAAGACGAATTTGGCAAAACAGTTATCGACATACTTGAGAGAGAATATGGAAAGTCCTCCTTAAAAGAATCCCTAAAAGTCCGTCCTTTATCAGAAAGGAAATTAGCTCATTCTAAATAA
- a CDS encoding glycosyltransferase family 2 protein — MRSVNSWDLTNNKLHQLFKDNKEFISIKVRGNTWEPITRWLRLDSRIFRETTSKARITLCDIESLAEIYNYRSIRWKAKKLTPIPTKAIPQSIKNIFRKIPIIKQLAYELEIVFYKYSENISKHLISIVIPARNEAGNKELLINALNKFKTIPNKLEIIFVEGNSNDNTYDILKELKENFSNFFKISLLKQTSKGKKNAVVEGFNISSGETLAIIDSDFTVDIDDSIAAIMESTKNKNILINCTRTTFPMEKDAMRWANYIGNRLFAIFLSILINKSVSDSLCGTKVFSRKFFKLMKQNGSWDSKSDPFGDFTIIFEAAKNNIKILNYPVRYYARKSGAPNISRWIDGLKLFKVCWIYMISDI, encoded by the coding sequence ATGAGATCAGTTAATAGTTGGGATTTAACTAATAATAAACTTCATCAATTATTCAAAGACAATAAAGAATTTATTTCTATTAAAGTCCGTGGTAATACTTGGGAGCCAATCACTAGATGGCTAAGATTAGATTCAAGAATTTTTAGAGAAACTACAAGCAAAGCGAGAATAACTTTATGCGATATCGAATCTCTAGCAGAAATTTATAACTATAGATCAATTAGATGGAAAGCAAAAAAACTAACTCCTATTCCCACTAAGGCAATTCCACAATCTATAAAAAATATTTTTCGGAAAATACCAATCATAAAACAACTCGCCTATGAACTCGAAATAGTTTTTTATAAATATAGTGAAAATATTTCTAAACATTTAATATCAATAGTAATTCCGGCAAGAAATGAAGCTGGTAATAAAGAACTTTTAATTAATGCTTTAAATAAATTCAAAACTATACCCAATAAATTAGAAATTATATTTGTTGAAGGTAATAGCAATGATAATACATATGACATATTGAAAGAATTAAAAGAAAATTTCTCAAATTTTTTTAAGATATCTCTTTTAAAACAAACTTCTAAAGGGAAGAAAAATGCAGTCGTAGAGGGATTTAATATTTCTTCAGGTGAGACTCTCGCCATAATTGATAGTGATTTTACTGTAGATATTGATGACAGTATTGCAGCAATTATGGAATCAACCAAAAATAAAAATATCCTTATTAATTGCACCCGAACAACTTTTCCAATGGAAAAAGATGCAATGAGATGGGCAAATTATATAGGAAATAGGCTCTTCGCAATTTTTCTATCAATTCTCATAAATAAGTCTGTATCGGATTCACTCTGTGGAACAAAAGTTTTTTCAAGAAAATTCTTTAAACTTATGAAACAAAATGGAAGTTGGGATTCCAAGTCTGACCCATTTGGAGACTTTACAATAATATTTGAAGCTGCAAAGAATAACATTAAAATTTTAAATTATCCTGTTAGATATTACGCTAGAAAATCTGGAGCACCAAATATATCTAGATGGATAGATGGATTAAAACTTTTTAAAGTATGCTGGATTTATATGATTTCTGATATCTGA
- the clpS gene encoding ATP-dependent Clp protease adapter ClpS, protein MPSIKLEQSGNNNSAVIEKKPVELKNKSPKYKVLLHNDPVNSMEYVTISLREVVPQLSEQDAIAIMLEAHNTGVGLVIVCDLEPAEFYSESLKSKGISSSIEKED, encoded by the coding sequence ATGCCATCAATAAAGTTAGAACAAAGTGGAAATAATAATTCAGCAGTGATTGAAAAGAAACCTGTTGAATTAAAAAATAAATCTCCAAAATATAAGGTTTTACTTCATAATGATCCAGTTAATTCTATGGAGTATGTCACTATTTCACTGAGAGAAGTTGTCCCGCAATTAAGTGAACAAGATGCTATCGCCATAATGCTTGAAGCACACAATACGGGTGTGGGTTTAGTAATTGTTTGTGATTTAGAGCCAGCAGAATTCTACTCAGAATCATTAAAATCTAAAGGAATTTCTAGTTCAATTGAGAAAGAGGATTAA
- a CDS encoding methyltransferase domain-containing protein: MFELLFPFFLIVLFFIVLSIIWSNNARKYISSGTVASAYDAWTQDKLLERLWGEHIHLGFYPSGKKNIDFRKAKVQFVHELVKWTGLDKLPQGSRILDVGCGIGGSSRILAEYYGFNVTGITISQAQVKRARELTPNGLNCNFQVMDALDLKFEDGSFDAVWSVEAGAHMNDKTRFADEMLRTLRPGGFFALADWNSRDLRAYPPSFFEKLVLNQLLEQWVHPNFISINEFSNILSTNENSSGRVISENWNSYTNPSWYDSIFEGIRRPFVILSLGPFAIVKSLREIPTILLMNWAFRKGLMEFGVYKCRG, translated from the coding sequence ATGTTTGAATTATTATTCCCTTTTTTTTTAATAGTTTTATTCTTTATAGTCCTATCGATAATATGGAGCAATAATGCTAGAAAATATATTTCTTCCGGTACAGTAGCTTCTGCATATGATGCTTGGACTCAGGATAAATTACTTGAGAGATTATGGGGAGAACATATACATTTGGGTTTTTATCCCTCAGGGAAAAAAAATATTGATTTTAGAAAGGCTAAAGTTCAGTTTGTTCATGAATTAGTCAAATGGACTGGTTTAGATAAATTACCCCAGGGATCAAGGATTCTTGATGTAGGTTGTGGAATAGGGGGAAGTTCTAGGATTCTTGCAGAATATTATGGGTTTAATGTCACTGGCATTACAATTAGTCAGGCTCAAGTTAAAAGAGCAAGAGAACTTACTCCTAATGGGCTAAATTGCAACTTCCAAGTTATGGATGCTTTGGATTTAAAATTTGAAGATGGTTCATTTGATGCCGTCTGGAGTGTTGAGGCTGGTGCACACATGAATGATAAAACAAGGTTTGCAGATGAAATGCTGAGAACTCTAAGACCTGGAGGGTTTTTCGCGCTGGCTGATTGGAACTCAAGAGACCTTAGGGCATACCCCCCATCATTTTTTGAAAAGTTAGTTCTCAATCAATTACTTGAACAATGGGTACATCCTAATTTTATTAGCATTAACGAATTTAGTAACATTCTTAGCACTAACGAAAATAGTTCAGGAAGAGTTATTTCTGAAAATTGGAATTCCTATACAAATCCTTCATGGTACGACTCCATTTTTGAAGGCATTCGAAGGCCCTTTGTAATTTTGTCACTTGGCCCATTTGCGATAGTTAAGTCGCTTAGAGAGATTCCAACAATACTTCTCATGAATTGGGCATTTAGAAAAGGTTTAATGGAGTTTGGAGTTTATAAATGTAGAGGGTAA
- the pheA gene encoding prephenate dehydratase gives MRKQVAYLGPQGTYAEKAAHILSKLANFQTPIFVPCNGLHSVIKSIAYNNCDAAVVPIENSVEGGVTATLDALWKFPEIFINKAIVLPIKHALISDGELSNISEVLSHPQALAQCSEWLSDNLPNAIPLPTNSTSEAVNMIKGSKFRAAIGSKSLIQIEGLKELAFPINDVPGNCTRFVLLSKESSSNLANIASFAFSLISNKPGALLKAINYIADFGFNMSKIESRPSKRELGEYIIYVDLEINDQNNIKNLLELKNKLKPLCKNFVDFGNYLSENIELD, from the coding sequence ATGCGCAAACAAGTTGCATATTTAGGTCCTCAAGGAACATACGCAGAAAAAGCAGCCCATATATTATCAAAGCTTGCCAATTTTCAGACACCTATATTTGTACCATGTAATGGGTTACATTCGGTCATTAAATCAATAGCCTACAACAATTGTGATGCTGCTGTAGTCCCTATAGAGAATTCTGTAGAAGGTGGAGTTACAGCTACTCTGGATGCCCTTTGGAAATTCCCTGAAATTTTTATAAATAAAGCAATTGTTTTACCTATAAAACATGCATTAATTAGTGATGGAGAACTTTCAAACATTTCAGAAGTATTATCTCATCCTCAAGCATTAGCTCAATGTTCAGAATGGTTATCTGATAATCTTCCAAATGCAATTCCTCTCCCAACAAATTCAACATCAGAAGCTGTCAATATGATCAAGGGGAGCAAATTCAGAGCTGCTATCGGTTCAAAATCATTAATTCAAATTGAAGGACTTAAAGAATTAGCCTTTCCTATTAATGATGTTCCAGGAAATTGCACTAGATTTGTTTTATTGAGCAAGGAATCAAGTTCAAATTTAGCTAATATTGCCAGTTTTGCTTTCTCATTAATTTCAAATAAACCAGGTGCTTTGCTTAAAGCTATAAATTATATTGCAGATTTTGGATTTAATATGAGCAAAATTGAATCTAGACCTTCAAAAAGAGAATTAGGTGAATATATAATTTATGTTGATTTAGAAATCAATGATCAAAATAATATTAAAAATTTACTTGAATTAAAAAATAAGTTAAAGCCACTTTGTAAGAATTTTGTAGACTTTGGAAATTATCTTTCTGAAAATATTGAACTAGATTAA
- a CDS encoding ArnT family glycosyltransferase, whose amino-acid sequence MINKILKFRYLFKVFVFIPLIFYFGKRSYIAFDEGFYALQARWILEKDNWTIPLWWDQYVLDRTIGLQFLIAKSQDLFGRNIFSAYLPTTIASILMLFATYKLHEELFNKKYAIISPLILATTYLWFDYSHLATQDIIYSCLVTIGVLALVKIKSKNNKFYILLFGIWIGLAFMMKTFLVFVPLLSLIPYIVLKKNFLFIKFFWLGLLIGFIPFLFWTFSINPYLEKNIIFYLVEKFNFLSSKNTFTNPFYYYFWNVPATYLPWSFFAIIGTIYNISQSRENKYILSFFPFILLAILSIFSTKTPYYTLQISSIFSLNTFVGIKYLFNSYKYNQFFIFLTSKIIPLFIFALIFTYYYFFKDIIYFNTKENTFIILGLLSFGLSWSLIKHKNSFKEILITLIIGPYLFTSFILQSGLFTDRSRELREKMEYVSSLDLVKNQTIMVDKKGMNDSRSQSKIIRISLSTPKLGGGIESLNQLKKSELAWTTDLKTIKNNDNYYEVIYENDVLNPWKLVLKK is encoded by the coding sequence ATGATTAATAAAATTTTAAAATTTAGATATCTTTTTAAAGTATTTGTTTTTATTCCTCTTATATTTTATTTTGGCAAAAGAAGTTATATTGCGTTTGATGAAGGTTTCTATGCACTACAAGCTAGATGGATATTAGAAAAAGATAACTGGACAATTCCACTTTGGTGGGATCAATATGTTTTAGATAGAACAATAGGATTACAGTTTTTAATAGCAAAGTCACAAGACTTATTTGGAAGAAATATTTTTTCTGCATATCTACCAACAACAATAGCTTCAATATTGATGCTATTTGCAACTTATAAATTACATGAAGAATTATTTAATAAAAAATATGCAATTATATCTCCATTAATCCTTGCAACTACATATCTATGGTTTGACTACTCACACTTAGCCACTCAAGATATTATTTATTCTTGTTTAGTAACTATTGGAGTATTAGCTTTAGTCAAAATAAAAAGTAAAAATAACAAATTCTATATTCTGCTTTTTGGAATTTGGATTGGTTTAGCTTTTATGATGAAAACTTTTTTGGTTTTTGTACCGTTATTATCACTCATACCATATATTGTTTTAAAAAAAAATTTTTTATTCATCAAATTCTTTTGGTTAGGACTACTAATTGGATTTATTCCTTTTTTATTCTGGACGTTTTCTATAAACCCTTATTTAGAAAAAAATATTATTTTTTACCTAGTAGAAAAGTTTAACTTTCTATCAAGTAAAAATACTTTTACAAATCCTTTCTATTATTATTTTTGGAATGTCCCAGCAACATATCTGCCATGGAGTTTTTTCGCAATTATTGGAACGATATACAATATCTCTCAAAGTAGAGAGAATAAATATATACTTTCTTTCTTCCCCTTCATTTTACTTGCCATCCTTAGTATTTTCTCTACAAAAACACCCTACTATACTCTACAAATCTCATCTATTTTTTCATTAAATACATTTGTAGGAATAAAATATTTGTTCAATTCTTATAAATACAATCAGTTTTTTATATTCTTGACTTCAAAAATAATTCCATTATTTATATTTGCCCTAATTTTCACATATTATTATTTCTTTAAAGATATAATTTATTTTAATACAAAGGAAAATACATTTATAATTTTAGGATTATTATCTTTCGGCTTATCTTGGTCATTAATAAAACATAAAAATTCATTCAAAGAAATATTAATAACTCTCATAATTGGACCTTACCTATTCACTTCATTTATTTTGCAATCAGGTTTATTCACTGATAGATCTAGAGAACTAAGAGAGAAAATGGAATATGTTTCATCCCTTGATTTAGTAAAAAATCAAACAATAATGGTTGATAAAAAAGGAATGAATGACTCTAGATCGCAATCAAAAATTATAAGGATTTCTTTATCAACTCCAAAGTTAGGTGGGGGAATAGAAAGTCTTAATCAGTTAAAAAAATCTGAATTAGCATGGACAACTGACCTTAAAACAATAAAAAATAATGATAATTATTATGAAGTGATATACGAAAATGATGTTTTAAATCCATGGAAATTAGTATTAAAAAAGTAA